A single region of the Nicotiana sylvestris chromosome 6, ASM39365v2, whole genome shotgun sequence genome encodes:
- the LOC138871048 gene encoding uncharacterized protein: MFPHVHLPLGFKTPKFEKYDGHGDPIAHLKRYCNQLRGADGKEELLMAYFGESLVGIASEWYMDQDMSRWYIWDDLARDFVRQFQYNVDIAPDRNSLTNLKKKPSENFREYAVKWREQASRVKPPMDEIEMVTVFLQAQEPDYFQNMMSAMGKPFAEAIKIGDMVEHGLKTGRILSQASIRATSQAIQGGSGGMAKNRTREETTMAASWGRRYRAPRPVFSEITPQHYYPHSDMVYAPPLYAVMNAQPFSRPQPQANRNQPPFQRNQPPHQNHYNPRPSQNNFRPREPPRRPNYTPIGEPYSTLFPKLVQMNLLQPIPPNGQNPESPSYQQVSDEDVPNVTNNSLPAHNNGPMIGMICEDKEFDSALKAIIAIANAERKRKATPKQEKGEKKSKITEIEPEKKIDVSKQAYVYGG, from the exons atgttccctcatgtacACCTtccattgggattcaaaaccccaaaattcgagaagtacgatgggcatggtgatcctattgctcatctcaaaagATATTGCAATCAGCTGCGAGGAGCCGAtggaaaggaagaactactcatggcctatttcggagaaagtctggttggcatcgcatctgagtggtacatggaccaggatatGTCTCGCTGGTacatctgggatgatcttgctagagatttcgtcaggcagttccagtacaacgttgatattgctccagataggaactctctgacaaatctaaagaagaaaccctcagaaAATTTCAGAGAATATGCAGTTAAGTGGCGCGAACAAGCTTCAAGAGTGAAACCTCcaatggacgagatagaaatggtcactgtcttcctgcaagcccaagagcccgattactttcagaacatgatgtcggccatgggaaaacCTTTTGCAGAGGCCATCAAAATTGGTGACATGGTAGAACacggtttgaaaacaggtaggattttaAGTCAGGCATCCATTAGagcaacctcccaagccatccaaggtggatccggaggaatggcaaagaATAGGACAAGAGAAGAAACAACCATGGCAGCATCATGGGGAAGAAGATACCGGGCCCCTAGACCTGTGTTCTCTGAAATAACCCCTCAACACTACTATCCTCATTCTGATATGGTCTATGCTCCACCACTTTATGCGGTTATGAATGCTCAACCTTTCAGCCGACCGCAACCACAGGCTAACAGAAATCAACCTCCATTCCAAAGAAACCAGCCTCCTCACCAAAACCACTATAATCCTCGACCTTCCCAGAATAacttccgtcctcgggaaccacccaggagacccaactatacaccaatcggtgaaccctactccaccctattccctaagcttgtccagatgAATTTGCTGCAGCCCATACCCCCAAACGGGCAAAACCCGgaatcaccatcatatcagcaggtgtcag atgaggatgtcccaaatgtgaccaataattcGCTGCCcgctcacaacaacgggccgatgatcgggatgatttgtgaagacaaagaatttgattcggcgcttaaggccataattgctattgctaatGCAGAAAGGAAGCGCAAGGCAACCCCGAAgcaagagaaaggggaaaagaagagtaAAATCACCGAGATTGAACcggaaaagaaaattgatgtaTCCAAGCAGGCCTATGTGTATGGGGGATGA